The Vibrio marisflavi CECT 7928 region CGCGAAACTCTACACTGCAATTGACCGAGGAAGCTCGTCCTTTGCTACGAGGTGACATGGAGATAGAACTTGCCGTACCAAGGTTAGATACTGCAACCAAAACCACTAAACAAGATAAGCTATCCAGCAAGAACTACGATAAAAAACTGTTTGCGCTGTTAAGAAAACTGCGTAAATCGATTGCCGATGAAGACGGCTTGCCACCGTATGTGGTGTTTAGTGATGCGACTTTGGTTGATATGGCCGAGATACTGCCTACATCATACGGTGAGATGCTTGCGGTGAACGGTGTTGGGCAAGTGAAGCTCGAAAAGTATGCAGACCCATTTTTAGATGCAATTCAGGAGTATTTAACCCACTATGGATAACTCTCAGTATCAGTTTGGCCTCGCGGAATTTATCCCGGAAACAGGCCGTATTATTCTGCAAACGCCTTCGTTTGACTATGACAGCTTTCCAAAAATGGGAGAGTATCTGGTTGCACTATTGTCTGCGACTATTGTTGAGAAGCAGTCGGATGCTGATGTGCATTCGTGGTTGATTGACTTTGAAGATTGCCAGCTATTTTTAAAAGCAGAGCATTATAGCGAGGCTGTGTGGTTTGAAGCGCTGTCTGTTTCTGATAGCCAAGAAGAGTTGGAGTTTCTCGCTCAATTATTGCGCCGAGGTATTTAGGTCATAGGCTAACGAACTTGCAGCTCCAATTGGTTAATGTATAATCGGCGGCCGTTTATAATTGTAGGCACATTTATAGATATTGTGTCTGATTGGGTTCCCTCACCCCAAGCCAAGTAAAAAGGTACAACATGAGTCAATTTACACCTGCGCAGCAGCGCAAAGCGCTAAGCTATTTAGTTGTATTCCACTTGATCATCATTGCATCAAGTAACTATTTAGTTCAAATCCCATTCACCATCTTTGGTTTGCACACGACTTGGGGTGCTTTTACATTCCCATTTATCTTTTTGGCGACAGACTTAACCGTACGTATTTTCGGAGCGCCTCTTGCTCGTAAGATTATATTTTTGGTGATGTTGCCAGCGTTAGCGGTATCGTACTTCTTGTCAGTGGTATTTTTCCACGGCCAATTCCAAGGCTTTCAACCGTTGTCAGAGTTCAATCTGTTTGTTGCTCGAATCGCGATTGCCAGCTTTATGGCTTACTTGCTGGGGCAAATTTTAGATGTTCACGTATTTAATCGTCTACGTCAGACGAAAAGCTGGTGGGTAGCGCCAACGTGTTCGACGATTATTGGCAATGCGTTGGATACTATTTCTTTCTTCACGATTGCTTTTTATAACAGTCCTGATGCTTTTATGGCGCAGCACTGGAAAGAGATCGCCATGGTGGACTACAGCTTTAAGCTAATTATCAGCCTTGGTCTGTTTGTTCCAATGTATGGCGTGTTACTGAACTATTTGGTGAAGAAAATTACTGCAGTAAATCCAAACTTTAAAATGGTTGGTTCATCAAACGGTGAAGCTCAGCAATCCTGAATTTGTTTAAAAAGACTTTTCGAATAAAAAAAACCCAATGTGTAAACATCGGGGCTTTTTTACTATTCTTAGCTCGTCCTGAAGTGTTGGGCTTTTACCATGGTTATTTCGCATTAATTGTAAGCGGCCAGCCTAAATCAGATTGGCGGTTCGCTTCAATTTCGAGTTCTGCGCTGGTGAGCGGGTTCTCTTCTAGCCATTGTGATGGGATAGAAAGAGTGAGTGAATCTTGTTGGTTCTCCAAGTTAAACTCGGGCTCCAGTTCAGGGTTGCGGCGATGAGTTAGCAGCACAGCAAGGCGCAACAGTCTGAGCGCTCGGACTCCGTTAATGGTAGAAATCGCATGTTGCTCAGGCATAGGTGTCAATTGATCGCGATACCTTTGCACCATATCAGCAAGTAGACGTTTTTGCGCGCGTGTAAAACCAGGCAGGTCGAGGTTTCTCAATAGATAGGAGCCATGCTCTCCACCTTTCTTAAAGTCGATAGATAAACCAAGTTCATGCAATTTTGCGGCTGCAATCATTAAGTCAGAGCCTTGTCGCTCTGAAATCCAACAGTTACTGCATTGATTGATTAAACGCTGTGCCACGTTAGCTACTTGCTCAGAATAGTCAGCATCTATCTGGAAACGAGCCTGAATGCTATTAATTGTGCGGGCTCTGATGTCATTGCAGCGCAGATCATCTGCCATGTCATACACCAGCCCTTCACGTAGAGCTCCGCCAGCGAGTGTCATCGATTCAATAGAAAACAGCTCAAACACTGCAATCAGAATCGAAAGCCCACTTGGAAAGACTAAAGCTCGCTCAAAAGTTAGACCTTCAATATCCAGCTCTTCTAAGTGGTCGGCAAGCATAGCTTGCTTTTGTAGCCTCTTCAGCTTTTTGAGTGTTATGAGTTCATCCATGCCTTGAGCTAGCATAATCTCTTGAATAGCTTGCACCGTGCCACTTGCGCCGACACAGGCATCCCAACCAATATCTTTGTAGTTGTCTAAAATAGGTCGGATGGCGTTTTTCGCTGCATTGATGGCATTATCAAAGTTGGCTGCGTTTAGCTGCCTATCTTTAAAGAAATTCTCTAGCCATGTGACACAGCCCATTTTTAAACTGGTCAATGCTTTGGCTTCAAAACCTTCACCAATAATAAGCTCAGTACTCGCGCCGCCGATATCGACAACTAACCTGCGCCCTTGGCCACCAGAGGTATGAGCAACACCTTTGTAGATAGTCTCTGCCTCTTCTTCACCCGAGATAACCTCGATATCTTTACCTAATATCTCGCTCGCTTTTGCTAAGAACACATCGATATTGGTTGCTGTGCGAAGTGTCGCAGTACCGACAATTCTAATATTGTCAGTCGATATATCTTGCAGGCGCTCAGCAAATAGGCTCAGACAATCCCAGCCTCTTTGCATTGCCTCAATGCTCAATTCGTTGTGTTCATTGAGACCTGCAGCAAGTCGAACTTTGCGCTTGATTTTCGCAATTGTCTGTATGCTGCCATAAACGTGCCGAACCACAAGCATATGGAAGCTATTCGAGCCTAGATCAATCGCAGCATACAGCGGAGAAGAGACAACGTTACTCATAGGTAGACTACTAATCCTTGTTTTGTCTTGGTTGGCGAGGTCGACGATTATTCGACTTCTTGTTTCCTGAACGTGTACCACCTGTGTTAGTTCGACGTGATTGACCATTGCGAGAGCGCATGCGAATTGGTGCAGGCAGATCTTCAATCAATGCTGTTGGGTCATAGTCGGAAACTGGGATCGCGTGTTCAATGTACTCTTCGATTGACGGTAAGTTAATCGCGTACTCTTCGCAGGCAAAGCTAATAGAGTGACCGCTTGCGCCGGCACGTCCTGTACGGCCAATTCGGTGTACGTAATCTTCACAGTCGTCAGGGAGATCGTAGTTAAAGACATGTGTCACTTGTGGGATGTGTAGGCCTCGAGCAGCAACATCGGTCGCAACCAAAATATCCACATCACCTTGAGTAAACTGCTCTAAGATTTTTTCACGTTTTTTCTGTGGTACATCACCAGTCAATAGACCTACGCGCAGTTTGTCAGCAGCAAGGTGGCCCCAGATGAGTTCGCATTTTTGCTTTGTGTTAGCAAAAACAATCGCGCGATCTGGCCAGTCTTCTTCAATCAGGGTTTGTAGCAGTGCCATCTTGTGCTGATTAGAAGGGTAGAACAGCTCTTCTTGGATGCGGTGACCAGTCTTTTGCTCTGGCTCAACAACGATGTGCTCTGGGTTGTGCATATGCTCAAAGGCTAGTTCTTGAACGCGATAAGATAGCGTTGCTGAGAACAACATGTTCAAGCGCTCTTTTGGCTCAGGCATACGTCTGAATAGGAAACGGATATCCTTGATAAAGCCTAAATCGAACATGCGATCAGCTTCATCTAATACAACAGCTTCAATGTTATTTAGGCTAAAGACACGTTGCTTATAGAAGTCGATAATGCGACCAGTTGTACCAATTACAACATCTACACCGGCTTCTAAGATAGCTTTTTGTTTGTCATAACTCTCACCGCCGTAGGCAAGCGCAGTTTTGATACCGGTGCTTTCAACAAGCGGCAATGCATCTTTATGAATCTGGATGGCAAGCTCTCGCGTTGGTGCCATAATTATTGCACGAGGTTGCTTACTGTTTTTTTCTTCCTTGGCGTTATTAAGCAAATGGTTGAAGGTGGCAGTAAGAAACGCGAGCGTTTTACCTGTCCCTGTTTGGGCTTGGCCTGCAATGTCTTGGCCGGCGAGCAGTACCGGCAACGCTAAGGCTTGGATCGGGGTACAAAATTCGAACCCTTTTTTCTCCAATCCTTCAACAACTTGGGCGTTTAGTCCCAAATCAGCGAACTTTTGCTCTGTGATATGCGTCTTTTTCATCTCTATAGAATATCAGCTTAAGCTTGCAATACGAAAGTAAATACATTCCAATAGGGCATCTATTTAATGCTTATAAACCAAACAACCTTGTTAATGTGACCGAAAATGGTATTGCTAGGTCGTTTGATATACTAAAGCTAGACCAAGAAAAAACATTGGAGTCGAAGATGAGCGATAAGATTTTGCAGCTGACCGATGCGGGTTTTGAAGACGATGTCATCAAAGCTGCAGGCCCTGTTCTTGTTGACTTTTGGGCAGAGTGGTGTGGCCCTTGTAAGATGATTGCACCTATTCTGGATGAAATTTCTGATGAGTATGAAGGTAAACTTACCATCGGTAAATTGAACATCGATCAAAATGCAGAGACGCCACCAAAGTATGGCATCCGTGGCATTCCTACTTTATTGCTATTTAAGGATGGCGAAGTTGCGGCAACTAAAGTTGGTGCACTTTCTAAAACTCAGCTAAAAGAGTTTTTAGACGCAAACCTTTAAGTCGCTCAAAAATACCGTGCAGTTCAAAATGCACGGTTTTATTTTTGAACTACAACAAAACCTAGACTAGTCTGTAAATTAGTGATAGTTTATCGCACGTTAAATAAACAAGCGTTCACTTCTTGGTCAATCCATAGACCAAATTCCATCTTAACTTAACCAACAGATCCTATTTTGACTAAACAAGCATCCACCACAATGAATCTAACAGAACTGAAAAACAGAGCTGTATCTGATCTTGTAAAACTAGGCGAAAGTCTAGGACTAGAAAACCTCGCCCGTCTAAGAAAACAAGACATCATCTTTTCCATCTTAAAAGCACACGCGAAAAGTGGAGAAGACATTTTCGGTGACGGTGTTTTAGAAATTCTTCAAGATGGTTTCGGGTTTTTACGTAGTGCGGACAGCTCTTATTTAGCTGGGCCGGATGATATCTATGTATCACCAAGCCAAATTCGCCGCTTTAACCTACGTACTGGTGATTCAATTGCTGGTAAAATTCGTCCACCAAAAGATGGTGAGCGCTATTTTGCGTTATTGAAAGTCAATACAGTTAACGATGATAAACCAGACAACGCTCGTAATAAGATTTTATTTGAGAACTTAACGCCACTGCATGCCAACGAAAGAATGGTAATGGAGCGTGGTAACGGTTCAACAGAAGATATTACGGCTCGTGTTCTGGACTTGGCTTCACCAATTGGTAAAGGCCAACGTGGATTGATTGTTGCTCCGCCAAAAGCGGGTAAGACAATGTTGCTACAAAACATTGCACAAAGCATTGCACACAACCACCCTGAATGTGAGTTGATGGTATTGCTTATCGATGAGCGCCCAGAAGAAGTAACAGAAATGCAACGCCTTGTAAAAGGTGAGGTTGTAGCATCAACGTTTGATGAGCCAGCTTCTCGCCACGTACAAGTTGCAGAGATGGTTATTGAAAAAGCCAAGCGCTTGGTTGAGCATAAGAAAGATGTGGTTATCTTATTAGACTCTATCACTCGTCTAGCTCGTGCATACAACACTGTAGTTCCTTCTTCAGGCAAGGTACTGACTGGTGGTGTTGATGCAAATGCACTACATCGTCCAAAGCGCTTCTTCGGTGCTGCGCGTAACGTAGAAGAAGGTGGTAGCTTGACTATCATTGCAACAGCGCTTGTTGATACTGGTTCTAAGATGGATGAAGTAATCTACGAAGAATTTAAAGGTACAGGTAACATGGAACTGCACCTAAACCGTAAGATTGCTGAAAAACGTGTATTCCCAGCGATTGACTTCAACCGTAGTGGTACTCGTCGTGAAGAGCTACTGACAAAACCAGACGAATTACAGAAGATGTGGATTCTTCGCAAGATTGTTCACCCAATGGGTGAAATCGATGCAATGGAATTCCTCATCGATAAATTGGCGATGACCAAAACAAACGACGAGTTCTTTGATGCCATGCGCAGACAATAGTCGTTAGAAAGAATATAAGGGCGCTATCTCATTATGAGGTGGCGCTTTTTTGTTTCTGGGCATTTGTTATTCAATAGCGCTCACAGTAAAACACTCGCTGCCTGTGCAGAGTTTGCTATACTGCGCTCAGTTTTTGCAATGAATTAAAGGCTTATGAGTTTTAAGGATTTACGAGATTTTATCGACTTGTTGGAAAAACAAGGGCAGCTAAAACGCATAACTCATCCTGTCGATCCTCATTACGAGATGACAGAAATCAGCGATCGTA contains the following coding sequences:
- a CDS encoding DUF3630 family protein, whose protein sequence is MDNSQYQFGLAEFIPETGRIILQTPSFDYDSFPKMGEYLVALLSATIVEKQSDADVHSWLIDFEDCQLFLKAEHYSEAVWFEALSVSDSQEELEFLAQLLRRGI
- a CDS encoding 7-cyano-7-deazaguanine/7-aminomethyl-7-deazaguanine transporter: MSQFTPAQQRKALSYLVVFHLIIIASSNYLVQIPFTIFGLHTTWGAFTFPFIFLATDLTVRIFGAPLARKIIFLVMLPALAVSYFLSVVFFHGQFQGFQPLSEFNLFVARIAIASFMAYLLGQILDVHVFNRLRQTKSWWVAPTCSTIIGNALDTISFFTIAFYNSPDAFMAQHWKEIAMVDYSFKLIISLGLFVPMYGVLLNYLVKKITAVNPNFKMVGSSNGEAQQS
- the gppA gene encoding guanosine-5'-triphosphate,3'-diphosphate diphosphatase — its product is MSNVVSSPLYAAIDLGSNSFHMLVVRHVYGSIQTIAKIKRKVRLAAGLNEHNELSIEAMQRGWDCLSLFAERLQDISTDNIRIVGTATLRTATNIDVFLAKASEILGKDIEVISGEEEAETIYKGVAHTSGGQGRRLVVDIGGASTELIIGEGFEAKALTSLKMGCVTWLENFFKDRQLNAANFDNAINAAKNAIRPILDNYKDIGWDACVGASGTVQAIQEIMLAQGMDELITLKKLKRLQKQAMLADHLEELDIEGLTFERALVFPSGLSILIAVFELFSIESMTLAGGALREGLVYDMADDLRCNDIRARTINSIQARFQIDADYSEQVANVAQRLINQCSNCWISERQGSDLMIAAAKLHELGLSIDFKKGGEHGSYLLRNLDLPGFTRAQKRLLADMVQRYRDQLTPMPEQHAISTINGVRALRLLRLAVLLTHRRNPELEPEFNLENQQDSLTLSIPSQWLEENPLTSAELEIEANRQSDLGWPLTINAK
- the rhlB gene encoding ATP-dependent RNA helicase RhlB; translated protein: MKKTHITEQKFADLGLNAQVVEGLEKKGFEFCTPIQALALPVLLAGQDIAGQAQTGTGKTLAFLTATFNHLLNNAKEEKNSKQPRAIIMAPTRELAIQIHKDALPLVESTGIKTALAYGGESYDKQKAILEAGVDVVIGTTGRIIDFYKQRVFSLNNIEAVVLDEADRMFDLGFIKDIRFLFRRMPEPKERLNMLFSATLSYRVQELAFEHMHNPEHIVVEPEQKTGHRIQEELFYPSNQHKMALLQTLIEEDWPDRAIVFANTKQKCELIWGHLAADKLRVGLLTGDVPQKKREKILEQFTQGDVDILVATDVAARGLHIPQVTHVFNYDLPDDCEDYVHRIGRTGRAGASGHSISFACEEYAINLPSIEEYIEHAIPVSDYDPTALIEDLPAPIRMRSRNGQSRRTNTGGTRSGNKKSNNRRPRQPRQNKD
- the trxA gene encoding thioredoxin TrxA gives rise to the protein MSDKILQLTDAGFEDDVIKAAGPVLVDFWAEWCGPCKMIAPILDEISDEYEGKLTIGKLNIDQNAETPPKYGIRGIPTLLLFKDGEVAATKVGALSKTQLKEFLDANL
- the rho gene encoding transcription termination factor Rho, with amino-acid sequence MNLTELKNRAVSDLVKLGESLGLENLARLRKQDIIFSILKAHAKSGEDIFGDGVLEILQDGFGFLRSADSSYLAGPDDIYVSPSQIRRFNLRTGDSIAGKIRPPKDGERYFALLKVNTVNDDKPDNARNKILFENLTPLHANERMVMERGNGSTEDITARVLDLASPIGKGQRGLIVAPPKAGKTMLLQNIAQSIAHNHPECELMVLLIDERPEEVTEMQRLVKGEVVASTFDEPASRHVQVAEMVIEKAKRLVEHKKDVVILLDSITRLARAYNTVVPSSGKVLTGGVDANALHRPKRFFGAARNVEEGGSLTIIATALVDTGSKMDEVIYEEFKGTGNMELHLNRKIAEKRVFPAIDFNRSGTRREELLTKPDELQKMWILRKIVHPMGEIDAMEFLIDKLAMTKTNDEFFDAMRRQ